Within Helicobacter pylori NQ4053, the genomic segment TCAATGAGGGCGTTGTTGGTGTTTAATTCTAGTTTAGAAGTGATCCTTACAGTGTCTCTTCGTGGGGTCATTGCCATGAAAATATCCGCAAATAAAGAAGAAGTCTTGGGCTTTAATTCTTCAGGCATTTTAAAAGTGATGCTATAGCCTTTAGCCCCCATCATTAAAAAATCGTTCTTGGTTTTTTTAATGAGAGTGGGGTTAGCCCCAGTGGCTAGAATGATTGTTTCTGCTTGGATTTTTTCCTTATGCGTGATAACGCCATCAATAAGGTTGTTTTTAAACTCAAAATCAATGACTTCTTCGTTATAGAGGAACTCCACGCCAACATTTTGTAGATATTCTTGTAAAGAGCGCACCACTTCGCCCGGATCCACATGCGCGTTTTCGGTCAAAAGCACGCTCCCACAGATATTGTCATTAGCAACAGGCATGTATTCTTTGGTTTCTTTCACATTCAAAATCTTATAAGCGCCGCTGTTATCGCAAGTTTTAAGCTTTTTTTCAAAACTTTCTTCTAAAGTGTAGATCATTAAAAGCCCGTCTTCTTTATACCAAAAGTCCATGCCGTCTTTTAACATTTGATGATACATATCAATACTCAGCCACCCGTAGCGTTCAAACAACGCCATGGTGCGGTGCGTGGATTTGGCGTTCGCGCTTGTCATAAACTTTAAAATCCATTGATAGAGCTTTAAATTAAGCCCAAAGTGGAATTTTAAAGGGGCTTGGTTTTTGAGCATGAGCTTTAGGGTGTCTAACACCACACCCGGGCATGAGAGCGGGGCTTTTTTAAACGCAGAAATAAGCCCAGCATTCCCAAAAGAAGTGCCATTCGTGCCATCGCTTTTTTCAATCACGCAAACCTTATGCCCTAACTTGTGCATAGAATACGCACAAGAAAGCCCTACAATCCCACCGCCGATTACCACGACTTCTTTTTTCATGCTGATAGTCCCTTTAATAAGATCACTTAATGGCTATCGCTTCAATTTCTACTAAAGCGTCTTTAGGCAGTTTGGCCACTTGAAAGGTCGCTCTGGCCGGATAAGGCTCTGTAAAATAACTCCCATAGATTCCATTCACCACCGCAAAATCGTCTAAACTTTTCAATAAAATAGTCGTTTTAACCACGCTATCCATCCCTAACCCTGCTTCTTTTAAAATCGCTTTGATATTTTCCATGGATTGCGTGGTTTGAGAATGAATATCCGTGCCTTTAAATTCGCCGGTGCTTACATCAATGCCTAATTGCCCAGAGACAAAAACAAGATCGTTAGTAGCGATAGCTTGAGAGTAAGGGCCTATAGCCTTTGGGGCTAGCGTTGAATGGATGACTTCTTTCATGATTGAAACTCCTATGATTATGTGTTATGTCAGCTATTATTATGCAATCAAATTAAAAAGAAGTAAAAAATGAGTGCAAAACGCCATGAATTTTCATCTTATTATAAGGTATTGTATATTTTTTACCCATATTTAGAAACTCTTGAACGGGTTTTGTTTGAATGGAAACTCAAAACATTCATTGTTCATTTTTTAAATAAAAGGGATTTTGGCTGTTTTGATTGGTTTTAAAATCAGTTTTGAAATTTTTCATAAGCCCTTGACTTTTATTATTGAGTTTAGATACAATGACAATCGTCTTTTTGAATAAAGAGTGCGGGAATAGCTCAGTGGTAGAGCACGACCTTGCCAAGGTCGGGGCCGCGGGTTCGATCCCCGTTTCCCGCTCCATATTTTGATTTAACTTCTAGAGCATGGTTTCTATTTAGTTTGCCCAGGTGGTGGAATTGGTAGACACAAGGGACTTAAAATCCCTCGGTAGCAATACCGTGCCGGTTCAAGTCCGGCTTTGGGCACCATTTTTGAGTGCGATTTGATTTTATTTTTTGAATACGCTAGTGTTAAAATTTAAGGCGACATAGCCAAGTGGTAAGGCATGAGTCTGCAAAACTTTGATTCCCCGGTTCGAATCCGGGTGTCGCCTCCATTTATTGTAGTCATTTAGGGACTTTTGCAAGGGACTTTTATGAAAATAGCGGGAGATGGCTGAGTGGTTGAAAGCGGCGGTCTTGAAAACCGTTGAGGGTCATACCTCCGGGGGTTCGAATCCCTCTCTCCCGGCCACTTGATTAAAATCTTTTAAGCGATTTGTTTTGGCAAATTCATCTCTTCTTTTAACAAAGAATTTTGTGAATATTGATTGTCTCTTTTAATTGAAATTTAAGGATTAGTTTAAAGGATTTTATTCGGTGGGATTATCAGCATCAAGCCTTATTGTTCCTCTTAGCGTTATTTTAATGGTGGTTTTTACTAAAAGAGTCGTGCTCTCGTTGTTTGTGGGCATTTTAGTGAGCGCTGTTTTAATGCATTCGTTACACCTTTCCCAACTCGTAGAATATATTTATCATAAAATCACTTCCGTTTTTTACACTTACGAGCCAGAAAAAGGGCTTCATTTCAATCTTTCCAACCTTTATGTTTTTGGGTTTTTAATCTTTTTAGGCGTCTTAAGCCAGGTGATTTTAAAATCCGGTAGCGTGCAGAACTTTGTCAAAAAAGCTAAAAAATACTCAAAAAACGCCAAAACCCCCGAATTTATCGCCTTTTT encodes:
- a CDS encoding RidA family protein; the protein is MKEVIHSTLAPKAIGPYSQAIATNDLVFVSGQLGIDVSTGEFKGTDIHSQTTQSMENIKAILKEAGLGMDSVVKTTILLKSLDDFAVVNGIYGSYFTEPYPARATFQVAKLPKDALVEIEAIAIK
- a CDS encoding NAD(P)/FAD-dependent oxidoreductase — protein: MKKEVVVIGGGIVGLSCAYSMHKLGHKVCVIEKSDGTNGTSFGNAGLISAFKKAPLSCPGVVLDTLKLMLKNQAPLKFHFGLNLKLYQWILKFMTSANAKSTHRTMALFERYGWLSIDMYHQMLKDGMDFWYKEDGLLMIYTLEESFEKKLKTCDNSGAYKILNVKETKEYMPVANDNICGSVLLTENAHVDPGEVVRSLQEYLQNVGVEFLYNEEVIDFEFKNNLIDGVITHKEKIQAETIILATGANPTLIKKTKNDFLMMGAKGYSITFKMPEELKPKTSSLFADIFMAMTPRRDTVRITSKLELNTNNALIDKEQIANMKKNLAAFTQPFEMKDAIEWCGFRPLTPNDIPYLGYDKRYKNLIHATGLGWLGITFGPAIGKIIANLSQDGANEKNADIMLFSAFFRD